A genomic window from Heterodontus francisci isolate sHetFra1 chromosome 36, sHetFra1.hap1, whole genome shotgun sequence includes:
- the LOC137351685 gene encoding uncharacterized protein, which produces MSLPCLVVDSGDGVTHAVPVHDGYNMPDGISRMDLGGHDLTTYLIKLLSEAGNAFHEKGRYIVEDIKQKCCYVAVDQEKETNLSDQEYLVDYELPDGHVITIGKERMKCPEALFKPSVMGSNQEGIHIITINSLKKAQPQVQQLMYDNVLLSGGSTMFEGFYSRFCREIFALVPKDTKTNIHAVPERKYAVWIGGSILASLHAFQSLWVRQEDYKERGPFIVHRRCY; this is translated from the exons ATGTCCCTGCCATGC TTGGTGGTAGATTCTGGTGATGGTGTGACCCATGCTGTTCCCGTTCATGACGGCTACAACATGCCTGATGGAATCAGTCGAATGGATTTGGGCGGCCACGATCTCACTACTTACCTAATAAAGTTGCTCAGTGAGGCAGGTAACGCATTTCATGAGAAAGGCAGGTACATAGTCGAAGACATCAAGCAGAAATGTTGTTATGTAGCTGTTGATCAGGAAAAAGAGACTAATTTGTCTGATCAGGAGTATCTAGTTGACTATGAGCTCCCTGATGGTCATGTCATTACCATTGGAAAGGAAAGAATGAAATGTCCGGAGGCACTCTTCAAGCCATCAGTCATGGGATCAAACCAAGAAGGTATTCACATAATAACCATCAACAGTTTGAAAAAAGCTCAACCCCAGGTTCAGCAACTCATGTACGATAATGTTCTGTTGAGTGGGGGGTCGACAATGTTTGAGGGCTTTTATTCTCGGTTTTGCAGAGAAATTTTTGCTTTGGTTCCCAAAGACACCAAAACCAATATCCACGCCGTACCGGAGAGGAAATATGCTGTCTGGATTGGCGGGTCCATATTGGCCTCACTACACGCCTTCCAGTCTTTGTGGGTTCGCCAGGAAGATTATAAAGAACGAGGACCATTCATTGTGCATCGTAGGTGCTACTGA